One Streptomyces sp. P9-A2 DNA window includes the following coding sequences:
- a CDS encoding dihydrodipicolinate synthase family protein, giving the protein MTIELPDAQGRLRTYEPRTEPLAPVAGAPFASRTVFSAAHVVADPYADTTPDSPAAVDWDATLAFRRHLWSHGLGVAEAMDTAQRGMGLDWAGAAELIRRSAAEAKAVGGRIACGVGTDQIASGQIASGTLDQVRAAYEEQLALVEESGAQAILMASRALAAAARSPEDYLEVYGHLLRQCAEPVILHWLGPMFDPALEGYWGSSDLDAATDTFLEVIAAHPDKIDGIKVSLLDAQREIDLRRRLPHGVRCYTGDDFHYPELIAGDEQGFSHALLGIFDPLGPLAAQAVRVLDTGDTAGFRALLDPTVELSRHLFQAPTRFYKTGVVFLAWLAGHQNHFAMVGGLQSARSLPHLARAYELADGLGLFPDPKLAEDRMRTLLHLYGATP; this is encoded by the coding sequence GTGACCATCGAACTGCCCGACGCGCAGGGCCGACTGCGGACCTACGAGCCCCGCACCGAGCCCCTCGCGCCCGTCGCCGGAGCCCCCTTCGCCTCCCGTACGGTCTTCTCCGCGGCGCACGTCGTCGCCGACCCGTACGCCGACACGACCCCCGACTCGCCCGCCGCCGTCGACTGGGACGCCACCCTCGCCTTCCGCCGCCACCTGTGGTCGCACGGGCTGGGCGTCGCCGAGGCGATGGACACCGCCCAGCGCGGCATGGGCCTGGACTGGGCGGGCGCGGCCGAACTGATCCGCCGCTCCGCCGCCGAGGCGAAGGCCGTCGGCGGCCGCATCGCCTGCGGCGTCGGCACCGACCAGATCGCCTCCGGCCAGATCGCCTCCGGCACCCTCGACCAGGTGCGGGCGGCCTACGAGGAACAGCTCGCGCTCGTCGAGGAGTCGGGCGCGCAGGCCATCCTGATGGCCTCCCGCGCCCTGGCCGCCGCCGCCCGCTCGCCCGAGGACTACCTCGAGGTGTACGGGCACCTGCTGCGCCAGTGTGCCGAACCCGTGATCCTGCACTGGCTCGGCCCCATGTTCGACCCGGCCCTGGAGGGCTACTGGGGCTCGTCCGACCTGGACGCGGCCACCGACACCTTCCTGGAGGTCATCGCCGCCCACCCCGACAAGATCGACGGCATCAAGGTCTCGCTGCTGGACGCGCAGCGCGAGATCGATCTGCGCCGCCGCCTGCCGCACGGGGTGCGCTGCTACACCGGCGACGACTTCCACTACCCCGAGCTGATCGCGGGCGACGAACAGGGCTTCAGCCACGCCCTGCTCGGCATCTTCGACCCGCTCGGCCCGCTGGCGGCCCAGGCGGTCCGCGTCCTGGACACCGGGGACACGGCGGGCTTCCGCGCCCTGCTCGACCCGACGGTGGAGCTGAGCCGGCACCTCTTCCAGGCACCCACCCGCTTCTACAAGACGGGCGTGGTGTTCCTGGCCTGGCTGGCCGGCCACCAGAACCACTTCGCCATGGTCGGCGGCCTGCAGTCGGCCCGCTCCCTGCCCCACCTCGCCCGCGCCTACGAACTCGCCGACGGCCTCGGCCTGTTCCCCGACCCGAAACTCGCCGAGGACCGCATGCGGACCCTGCTGCACCTGTACGGAGCGACCCCGTGA
- a CDS encoding LacI family DNA-binding transcriptional regulator codes for MTVTLADVAARAQVSPATVSRVLNGNYPVAASTRERVLKAVDELDYVLNGPASALAAATSDLVGILVNDIADPFFGIMASAIQGEIGGPGGRAGGERLAVVCNTGGSPERELTYLTLLQRQRAAAVVLTGGAVEDAPHKAAMDSKLRKLADAGTRVVLCGRPPAPDTGAIALTFDNRGGGRELTEHLIGLGHRRLGYVAGPQERTTTRHRLEGHRAALAAHGIEEDPRWTVHGRYDRRSGYEAALELLRRDPALTAVVAANDSVALGSCAALRDSGRKIPDDVSVAGFDDLPFSIDAVPALTTVRLPLAEAGARAGRIAMGREEPPPGGIASVRGELMVRGSSGAPRV; via the coding sequence ATGACGGTGACCCTGGCGGACGTGGCGGCCCGCGCGCAGGTCTCCCCCGCGACGGTGTCGCGCGTGCTGAACGGGAACTATCCCGTGGCCGCTTCCACCCGCGAGCGGGTGCTGAAAGCGGTGGACGAACTCGACTACGTGCTCAACGGCCCCGCGAGCGCCCTGGCCGCCGCCACCTCCGACCTGGTGGGCATCCTGGTGAACGACATCGCCGACCCGTTCTTCGGGATCATGGCGAGCGCGATCCAGGGCGAGATCGGCGGTCCGGGCGGGCGGGCCGGCGGAGAGAGACTCGCGGTGGTGTGCAACACGGGCGGCTCCCCGGAACGTGAACTGACCTACCTCACGCTGCTCCAGCGCCAGCGGGCCGCCGCGGTGGTACTGACCGGCGGCGCCGTCGAGGACGCCCCGCACAAGGCGGCGATGGACTCGAAACTGCGCAAGCTGGCGGACGCCGGGACCCGGGTGGTGCTGTGCGGCCGGCCGCCGGCACCGGACACCGGGGCGATCGCGCTGACCTTCGACAACCGCGGCGGCGGCCGGGAGCTCACCGAGCATCTGATCGGGCTCGGCCACCGCCGCCTCGGCTACGTCGCGGGCCCGCAGGAGCGCACCACCACCCGTCACCGCCTCGAGGGACACCGGGCCGCGCTGGCCGCGCACGGCATCGAGGAGGACCCCCGCTGGACCGTCCACGGCCGCTACGACCGCCGCTCCGGCTACGAGGCCGCCCTCGAACTCCTGCGCAGGGACCCCGCGCTGACCGCCGTGGTCGCCGCGAACGACTCCGTCGCGCTGGGCTCGTGCGCGGCGCTGCGGGACTCCGGCCGGAAGATCCCCGACGACGTGTCGGTCGCCGGTTTCGACGACCTCCCGTTCAGCATCGACGCGGTGCCCGCCCTGACGACGGTACGGCTGCCGCTCGCCGAGGCCGGGGCGCGGGCCGGCCGCATCGCGATGGGCCGCGAGGAACCACCGCCCGGGGGGATCGCCTCCGTACGGGGCGAGTTGATGGTGCGGGGGTCCTCGGGGGCGCCGCGGGTGTGA
- a CDS encoding dihydrofolate reductase family protein, with protein MRIVITEFISLDGVVQAPGGPQEDTDGGFAHGGWSHAYFDPEVLGGAFDAALGRAGALLYGRRTWQTMAQAWPGQAGDPFADRINGLPKYVVSGTLGESDLTWNNSRLIPAGEAVARIRELRAAEGGDLAMMGSPTLARTLLSEDLVDELQLLVMPVVLGGGKSIFPTDGAKRPFELVSSTVAKSGAQVCVYHRAAQTPAGASSDVPVEA; from the coding sequence ATGCGTATCGTGATCACCGAGTTCATCAGCCTCGACGGCGTCGTGCAGGCCCCCGGCGGTCCCCAGGAGGACACCGACGGCGGTTTCGCCCATGGTGGCTGGTCGCACGCCTACTTCGACCCGGAGGTTCTCGGCGGCGCCTTCGACGCGGCGCTGGGCCGGGCCGGGGCGCTGCTGTACGGGCGCCGCACCTGGCAGACCATGGCCCAGGCGTGGCCCGGGCAGGCCGGGGACCCCTTCGCCGACCGGATCAACGGCCTGCCGAAGTACGTCGTCTCCGGCACTCTCGGCGAGTCCGACCTGACCTGGAACAACAGCCGGCTCATTCCCGCCGGGGAGGCGGTCGCCCGTATCCGGGAGCTGCGCGCGGCCGAGGGCGGTGACCTCGCGATGATGGGCAGCCCCACACTCGCCCGCACCCTGCTGAGCGAGGACCTGGTGGACGAGCTCCAGCTCCTCGTCATGCCGGTGGTCCTGGGCGGCGGCAAGTCGATCTTCCCGACGGACGGCGCGAAGCGCCCGTTCGAGCTGGTCTCGTCGACCGTCGCCAAGTCGGGCGCCCAGGTCTGCGTCTACCACCGCGCCGCGCAGACACCGGCCGGGGCGTCCTCCGACGTGCCCGTGGAAGCCTGA
- a CDS encoding sugar phosphate isomerase/epimerase family protein — protein MGDLARFSINQMTVRQLSLPELVDACRDLGVPGVGLWREPVQAYGVEAAAKLVRDAGLTVTTLCRGGFLTAIDPAERAAALTDNRRAVDEAATLGTDTLVLVSGGLPAGSKDLRGARERIADALAELGPYAEEHGVRLAIEPLHPMYASDRCVVSTLAQALDLAERFPARQVGVTVDTYHIWWDDTAPAQIARAGAQDRIHTFQLADWTTPLPEGVLNGRGQIGDGSIDMREWQGYVEAAGYTGPIEVELFNDVLWARDGREVLAETAQRFTENVRP, from the coding sequence GTGGGTGACCTCGCGCGGTTCAGCATCAACCAGATGACGGTCAGGCAGCTGTCCCTGCCGGAACTCGTGGACGCCTGCCGCGACCTGGGCGTCCCCGGCGTCGGCCTGTGGCGCGAGCCCGTCCAGGCCTACGGAGTGGAGGCGGCGGCGAAGCTGGTCCGCGACGCGGGCCTGACGGTGACGACCCTGTGCCGGGGCGGTTTCCTCACCGCGATCGATCCCGCCGAGCGGGCCGCGGCCCTGACCGACAACCGCCGCGCCGTCGACGAGGCCGCCACCCTGGGCACCGACACCCTGGTCCTGGTCTCCGGCGGCCTCCCGGCCGGTTCCAAGGACCTGCGCGGCGCCCGCGAACGCATCGCGGACGCCCTGGCGGAGCTGGGCCCGTACGCCGAGGAGCACGGGGTGCGCCTGGCCATCGAGCCGCTGCACCCCATGTACGCCTCGGACCGCTGCGTGGTCTCCACCCTCGCCCAGGCCCTGGACCTGGCCGAACGGTTCCCGGCCCGGCAGGTCGGCGTCACCGTCGACACGTACCACATCTGGTGGGACGACACGGCGCCCGCGCAGATCGCCCGCGCCGGCGCCCAGGACCGCATCCACACCTTCCAGCTCGCCGACTGGACCACCCCGCTGCCCGAAGGCGTCCTCAACGGCCGCGGCCAGATCGGCGACGGGAGCATCGACATGCGGGAGTGGCAGGGCTACGTGGAGGCGGCCGGCTACACCGGTCCTATCGAGGTCGAGCTGTTCAACGACGTCCTGTGGGCCCGGGACGGCCGCGAGGTCCTGGCGGAGACGGCACAGAGGTTCACGGAGAACGTCCGGCCGTGA
- a CDS encoding Gfo/Idh/MocA family protein, with protein MTRKTVRIAMNGVTGRMGYRQHLVRSILALREQGGLDLGDGTVLWPEPVLVGRREHALRALAERHGLEHISTDVDAVLADDSVDIYFDAQVTSAREEALTKAIAAGKHIYTEKPTATGLDGALELARLANAAGIKHGVVQDKLFLPGLLKLKRLIDGGFFGRILSVRGEFGYWVFEGDWQDAQRPSWNYRAEDGGGIVVDMFPHWEYVLHELFGRVRSVQALTATHLPQRWDESGKPYDATADDAAYGVFELEGGTIAQINSSWAVRVNRDELVEFQVDGTEGSAVAGLRNCRVQHRSATPKPVWNPDIPATEVFRDQWQEVPDNGEFDNGFKAQWELFLKHVYADAPYHWDLLAGARGVQLAELGLRSSAEGRRLDVPEISL; from the coding sequence GTGACACGCAAGACGGTGCGTATCGCCATGAACGGTGTGACGGGGCGGATGGGCTACCGGCAACACCTCGTCCGCTCCATCCTTGCCCTGCGCGAGCAGGGCGGCCTCGACCTCGGGGACGGCACCGTGCTGTGGCCGGAACCGGTCCTGGTCGGCCGCCGCGAGCACGCGCTGCGCGCGCTGGCCGAACGGCACGGCCTGGAACACATCTCCACCGACGTGGACGCGGTGCTCGCCGACGACAGCGTCGACATCTACTTCGACGCCCAGGTCACCTCCGCCCGCGAGGAGGCCCTCACCAAGGCGATCGCCGCCGGCAAGCACATCTACACCGAGAAGCCGACCGCCACCGGCCTCGACGGCGCCCTGGAGCTGGCCCGGCTGGCGAACGCCGCCGGGATCAAGCACGGCGTGGTGCAGGACAAGCTCTTTCTTCCGGGCCTGCTCAAGCTGAAGCGGCTCATCGACGGCGGCTTCTTCGGCCGGATCCTGTCGGTGCGCGGCGAGTTCGGCTACTGGGTCTTCGAGGGCGACTGGCAGGACGCGCAGCGTCCGTCCTGGAACTACCGCGCGGAGGACGGCGGCGGCATCGTCGTCGACATGTTCCCGCACTGGGAGTACGTGCTGCACGAGCTGTTCGGCCGGGTGCGCTCCGTCCAGGCCCTGACCGCCACCCACCTCCCGCAGCGCTGGGACGAGAGCGGCAAGCCCTACGACGCCACCGCCGACGACGCCGCCTACGGCGTCTTCGAGCTCGAGGGCGGCACGATCGCCCAGATCAACTCCTCCTGGGCGGTCCGCGTCAACCGCGACGAACTCGTCGAGTTCCAGGTCGACGGCACCGAGGGCTCCGCCGTCGCCGGTCTGCGCAACTGCCGCGTCCAGCACCGCTCCGCGACCCCCAAGCCCGTCTGGAACCCGGACATCCCCGCCACCGAGGTCTTCCGCGACCAGTGGCAGGAGGTCCCGGACAACGGCGAGTTCGACAACGGCTTCAAGGCCCAGTGGGAGCTGTTCCTCAAGCACGTCTACGCCGACGCCCCCTACCACTGGGACCTGCTGGCCGGTGCCCGCGGCGTCCAGCTCGCCGAACTGGGCCTGAGGTCGTCGGCCGAGGGCCGCCGCCTGGACGTACCGGAGATTTCCCTGTGA
- a CDS encoding DUF6177 family protein, whose product MTKDVIALTPTMPDTWALLAGLYAAGPEAGVTAGSGGAVLRLCAPDGRPLVSVEAPLLVQVPGEAERLLGRDVPVPFWWTEARASGAVPGAERLAGSVCGRLALLLGGSTWPEPAAGTEVVDVRAAVAPDDGQPVVDVLTDSTSVVLADRPVLALTTWLSEVLRGTSESGRALQIVTPPHVRLSAPARATLLQVPNRWVVQDPAQGYYDGLSGAVLRWQDGTFAPALGADGTASVAEAFGRTSPSSDRQLVVAFRTTLPAHEDAALGEALETAWRALTGSAPAGWGTAEPVNLPWSPRRLTDLARDRAPEPTHLLVTGHPGRPALAWIRVTRTTAGVEQDVTLTLGYGEGEEPPLEAIGPLAETLVVEHGLTTMLASVRRASRGLTTAPVLQAPTVPVAFTLGARDVRGIGLTHARRPPVGVRPVVLGPASEPALHYPLGDGSDAGALVELHRLAAHLRAGVPGAEAEV is encoded by the coding sequence GTGACCAAGGACGTCATCGCCCTCACCCCGACGATGCCGGACACCTGGGCCCTGCTGGCCGGCCTGTACGCGGCCGGGCCCGAGGCGGGCGTGACCGCCGGGTCCGGGGGCGCCGTGCTGCGTCTGTGCGCCCCGGACGGCAGGCCCCTCGTGTCGGTGGAGGCCCCGCTGCTGGTCCAGGTTCCCGGGGAGGCCGAACGGCTGCTCGGGCGGGACGTGCCCGTGCCGTTCTGGTGGACCGAGGCCCGGGCCTCCGGCGCCGTGCCCGGGGCCGAGCGGCTGGCGGGATCGGTGTGCGGGCGGCTCGCCCTGCTGCTGGGCGGCAGCACCTGGCCCGAGCCGGCGGCGGGCACCGAGGTCGTGGACGTGCGCGCGGCCGTCGCGCCGGACGACGGGCAGCCGGTCGTGGACGTCCTCACCGACAGCACGTCCGTCGTCCTGGCCGACCGGCCCGTCCTGGCCCTGACCACCTGGCTGTCCGAGGTGCTGCGCGGCACCTCCGAGTCGGGCCGGGCCCTGCAGATCGTCACCCCGCCGCACGTCCGGCTCAGTGCCCCGGCCCGCGCCACCCTCCTCCAGGTGCCCAACCGCTGGGTCGTCCAGGACCCGGCACAGGGCTACTACGACGGGCTGTCCGGGGCGGTGCTGCGCTGGCAGGACGGGACGTTCGCGCCCGCGCTCGGGGCGGACGGCACAGCCTCGGTCGCCGAGGCGTTCGGCCGGACGTCCCCCTCGAGTGACCGGCAGCTCGTCGTGGCGTTCCGCACGACGCTCCCCGCGCACGAGGACGCCGCTCTGGGCGAAGCGCTCGAGACGGCCTGGCGCGCGCTCACCGGCTCGGCCCCGGCCGGCTGGGGCACCGCGGAACCCGTCAACCTGCCCTGGTCGCCGCGCCGGCTGACCGATCTGGCCCGCGACCGGGCCCCCGAGCCCACCCATCTGCTCGTGACGGGGCACCCCGGCCGGCCCGCGCTGGCGTGGATCCGGGTGACGCGGACGACCGCCGGGGTCGAGCAGGACGTGACACTCACCCTCGGGTACGGGGAGGGCGAGGAACCGCCCCTGGAGGCGATCGGGCCCCTCGCCGAGACCCTCGTCGTGGAGCACGGCCTGACGACGATGCTGGCCTCGGTGCGGCGGGCCTCCCGCGGCCTCACGACGGCGCCCGTGCTCCAGGCACCGACCGTCCCGGTCGCCTTCACCCTGGGTGCGCGCGACGTGCGGGGCATCGGGCTCACCCACGCCCGTCGCCCGCCCGTCGGGGTACGACCCGTCGTCCTGGGGCCCGCCTCCGAGCCGGCCCTGCACTATCCGCTGGGGGACGGGTCGGACGCCGGCGCCCTCGTCGAGCTGCACCGCCTGGCGGCGCATCTGCGGGCCGGTGTGCCGGGGGCGGAGGCGGAGGTCTGA
- the eccCa gene encoding type VII secretion protein EccCa → MTLQIVHRPARSTRPPEPARPRTIEPPPNLPEGKIGNAATALLPMAGVMGSVIMMTVIRNSRFAVVGAVVLVFALLGAVALFLSQRGKAQRTRRTQRERYLEYLEELREELGVAERRLRDAERELNPPPEALYDLVRDPARLWERRRRDADFLRVRVGLGDVPAQEPVIQQSGTGGVLTPPDPFMLNEARALQRRFATAADVPLTVPLDRAGNVSVVGDREDVLRVVRALLVQTAVTHAPDDVALALAVPGERLAAWEWAKWLPHVLDPQAHDGPVAARRIAPDVRQLAEGLRHELGRRSAYAAEVRRGLADRSALRLAGRLLVVVDAHGEPAAELPRPDSAVGLADMGVTVVHLLQEQVHEPDEVSVRITVRGERVVVEDVRASSAAEDLRGSSAAEGAVDPVTAAGAEGVARLLAPLRLSPESVAEGSPVTGPVDFPALLGIADPADLDLPTLWKPRGERDFLRVPIGLTDRHEPVLLDLKESSQLGMGPHGLCVGATGSGKSELLRTLVLALAATHSPEDLALVLVDYKGGATFAPFADLPHTAGMITNLENRAGLVERVHTSLAGEVKRRQQVLKDAGNVADIGHYAVLRATERPDLEPLPHLFVVIDEFGELLTAKPDFIDLFLSIGRIGRSIGVHLLLSSQRIEGGRLKGLDTYLSYRLGLRTFSADESRTVLDTTDAFHLPPLPGFGYLKVDTSTYERFKAGYVSGAHRGPAAREQRDEEPLALPYPAYNTAGRTQEPEEGPSATRRETGPTVLSLMVGGLAGAAPAVRRIWLPPLPDAVTLDAAAGPVRVSEHGLHLARAAGGMRVPLGVLDDPARQWQGRWELDLTTAGGHVAVIGGPQSGKTTLLRTLVLSLAVTHTPRDVAVYGLDLVGGGLSALAALPHVGGIAGRADRERAARTVAEVRAMLDERETVFREHGIDSVDQLRRLRAQGRLPRLGSTDVVLVVDGFGALRDDFADLDEPVADLLKRGGGYGIHVVAGMLRWNDVRIATQSLFGTRVELRLNDPADSSVDRKLSGTLSPDVPGRVLTDGKLFAQAALPRIDGSPTTGDLGPALDEAARTVRATWHGEPAAPVRVLPARLPATRLPPPAAEPRRIPLGLDQDALAPVLLDLFGGDQHLLVLGDNECGKTNLLKLVVAGLVERYSDDELVFGVFDPRRGLRGVVPEPYRGGYAHNTTLAGTLSTGIAAELRKRLPETADPDAPETGEPAFRGPRIVILVDDYDILTTAGQQPLAPFLPYVSSAQDIGLHFVLARRVAGASRALYEPLLTTLRETGTTALVMTGDRTEGQLFPGLYASQQPPGRGTLVRRGRRHQLVQTALAGAEEKGEES, encoded by the coding sequence GTGACCCTGCAGATCGTCCATCGACCCGCCCGCAGCACCCGTCCCCCGGAACCCGCCCGGCCCCGCACGATCGAACCCCCGCCGAACCTTCCCGAAGGGAAGATCGGCAACGCGGCCACCGCGCTGCTGCCGATGGCCGGCGTCATGGGCTCCGTGATCATGATGACCGTGATCCGCAACAGCCGGTTCGCGGTGGTGGGCGCGGTCGTGCTGGTCTTCGCGCTGCTGGGCGCGGTGGCGCTGTTCCTGTCGCAGCGGGGCAAGGCGCAGCGCACCCGGCGCACCCAGCGTGAGCGCTACCTGGAGTACCTGGAGGAACTGCGGGAGGAACTCGGCGTCGCGGAGCGCCGCCTGCGGGATGCGGAGCGGGAGCTGAACCCGCCGCCGGAGGCGCTGTACGACCTGGTGCGGGACCCCGCCCGGCTGTGGGAGCGGCGCCGCCGGGACGCCGACTTCCTGCGGGTACGGGTCGGTCTCGGTGACGTACCGGCCCAGGAGCCGGTGATCCAGCAGAGCGGCACCGGCGGGGTGCTGACGCCGCCGGATCCGTTCATGCTCAACGAGGCGCGCGCCCTGCAACGCCGGTTCGCGACGGCCGCCGACGTGCCCCTGACGGTGCCGTTGGACCGGGCGGGAAATGTCAGCGTCGTCGGCGACCGGGAGGACGTCCTGCGGGTCGTCCGGGCCCTGCTGGTGCAGACGGCGGTGACGCACGCCCCCGACGACGTCGCGCTCGCCCTGGCCGTGCCCGGCGAGCGGCTCGCCGCGTGGGAGTGGGCCAAGTGGCTGCCCCACGTGCTGGATCCGCAGGCGCACGACGGTCCGGTGGCCGCCCGCCGCATCGCGCCCGATGTCCGGCAGCTCGCCGAAGGGCTCCGGCACGAGCTGGGCCGGCGGTCCGCGTACGCGGCGGAGGTGCGGCGCGGGCTGGCCGACCGGAGCGCGCTGCGGCTGGCGGGCCGGCTGCTGGTGGTCGTCGACGCCCACGGTGAGCCGGCCGCCGAACTCCCCCGCCCGGACTCGGCGGTCGGGCTGGCGGACATGGGGGTCACCGTGGTGCACCTCCTCCAGGAGCAGGTGCACGAGCCGGACGAGGTGAGCGTGCGCATCACCGTCCGGGGCGAGCGGGTGGTCGTCGAGGACGTGCGTGCTTCCTCCGCCGCGGAGGACCTGCGCGGTTCCTCCGCCGCGGAGGGCGCCGTCGACCCGGTCACCGCGGCCGGGGCGGAGGGCGTCGCCCGGTTGCTGGCCCCGCTGCGGCTGTCGCCGGAGTCCGTCGCCGAGGGGAGCCCCGTCACCGGACCGGTCGACTTCCCCGCGCTCCTCGGCATCGCCGACCCCGCCGACCTCGATCTGCCCACCCTGTGGAAGCCCCGCGGCGAACGCGACTTCCTCCGCGTACCCATCGGCCTCACGGACCGTCACGAGCCGGTTCTGCTGGACCTGAAGGAGTCCTCCCAGCTCGGCATGGGCCCGCACGGACTGTGCGTGGGCGCGACCGGTTCGGGCAAGAGCGAGCTGCTGCGCACCCTCGTCCTCGCCCTGGCCGCCACCCACTCCCCGGAAGACCTGGCACTCGTCCTGGTCGACTACAAGGGCGGCGCCACGTTCGCCCCCTTCGCCGACCTCCCGCACACCGCCGGAATGATCACCAACCTGGAGAACCGGGCCGGGCTCGTCGAACGCGTCCACACCAGCCTCGCCGGTGAGGTCAAGCGCCGCCAGCAGGTCCTGAAGGACGCCGGCAACGTCGCCGACATCGGGCACTACGCCGTGCTGCGCGCGACGGAGCGGCCGGACCTCGAACCGCTCCCGCACCTGTTCGTCGTCATCGACGAGTTCGGCGAACTCCTCACCGCCAAGCCTGACTTCATCGACCTGTTCCTGTCCATCGGCCGCATCGGCCGCTCCATCGGCGTCCACCTGCTGCTGTCCAGCCAGCGCATCGAGGGCGGCAGGCTCAAGGGCCTGGACACCTACCTGTCGTACCGGCTGGGGCTGCGCACCTTCTCCGCCGACGAATCCCGCACGGTCCTCGACACCACCGACGCCTTCCACCTGCCGCCCCTGCCCGGCTTCGGCTACCTGAAGGTCGACACCTCCACCTACGAACGGTTCAAGGCCGGGTACGTCTCCGGCGCGCACCGCGGACCGGCGGCGCGCGAGCAGCGGGACGAGGAGCCGCTCGCCCTGCCCTATCCGGCGTACAACACCGCGGGGCGCACGCAGGAGCCGGAGGAGGGACCCTCCGCCACCCGGCGGGAGACCGGCCCGACCGTCCTGTCCCTCATGGTCGGCGGGCTCGCCGGAGCCGCGCCCGCCGTGCGCCGTATCTGGCTGCCCCCGCTGCCGGACGCCGTCACCCTGGACGCGGCCGCGGGACCGGTCCGGGTCTCCGAGCACGGGCTGCACCTGGCGCGCGCCGCGGGCGGGATGCGGGTGCCGCTCGGTGTGCTCGACGACCCGGCCCGGCAGTGGCAGGGCCGGTGGGAGCTGGACCTGACCACGGCCGGCGGTCACGTGGCCGTGATCGGCGGCCCCCAGTCCGGCAAGACCACGCTGCTGCGGACCCTCGTGCTGTCCCTGGCGGTCACCCACACACCCCGCGACGTCGCCGTGTACGGCCTGGACCTGGTCGGCGGCGGCCTCTCGGCCCTGGCCGCCCTGCCGCACGTCGGCGGGATCGCCGGACGGGCCGACCGTGAGCGCGCGGCCCGTACGGTGGCCGAGGTGCGCGCCATGCTCGACGAGCGCGAGACGGTCTTCCGCGAGCACGGCATCGACTCCGTCGACCAGCTCCGCCGGCTCCGCGCCCAGGGCCGGCTGCCGCGGCTCGGCTCCACCGACGTCGTCCTCGTGGTCGACGGTTTCGGCGCGCTGCGCGACGACTTCGCCGACCTCGACGAGCCGGTCGCCGACCTGCTGAAGCGGGGCGGCGGCTACGGCATCCACGTCGTGGCGGGCATGCTGCGCTGGAACGACGTCCGTATCGCCACCCAGTCGCTCTTCGGCACCCGCGTCGAACTGCGCCTGAACGACCCCGCCGACTCCTCCGTCGACCGCAAGCTCTCCGGGACCCTCTCGCCGGACGTGCCCGGCCGGGTGCTCACCGACGGCAAGCTGTTCGCGCAGGCCGCCCTGCCCCGCATCGACGGTTCGCCCACCACCGGCGACCTGGGCCCGGCCCTGGACGAGGCGGCCCGGACCGTCCGCGCCACCTGGCACGGCGAACCCGCCGCCCCGGTGCGAGTGCTGCCGGCCCGGCTGCCGGCGACCCGGCTGCCCCCACCGGCCGCCGAACCACGCCGGATACCCCTCGGCCTCGACCAGGACGCCCTCGCCCCCGTGCTGCTCGACCTCTTCGGCGGCGACCAGCACCTGCTGGTCCTCGGCGACAACGAGTGCGGCAAGACGAACCTGCTGAAGCTGGTCGTCGCCGGGCTCGTCGAGCGGTACTCCGACGACGAGCTGGTCTTCGGCGTCTTCGACCCCCGCCGCGGCCTGCGCGGCGTCGTCCCGGAGCCGTACCGGGGCGGCTACGCCCACAACACCACGCTCGCCGGCACCCTCTCCACGGGCATCGCCGCCGAACTGCGGAAGCGGCTGCCGGAGACCGCCGATCCGGACGCACCCGAGACCGGCGAACCCGCTTTCCGGGGCCCGCGGATCGTCATCCTCGTCGACGACTACGACATCCTCACCACCGCCGGACAGCAGCCCCTCGCGCCCTTCCTGCCGTACGTCTCCTCCGCGCAGGACATCGGCCTGCACTTCGTCCTGGCGCGCCGCGTCGCGGGAGCCTCGCGCGCGCTGTACGAGCCGCTGCTGACCACCCTGCGGGAGACGGGCACCACCGCCCTGGTGATGACCGGCGACCGCACCGAGGGACAGCTCTTCCCCGGTCTGTACGCCTCCCAGCAGCCGCCCGGCCGCGGCACCCTGGTCCGCCGCGGCCGGCGCCACCAGCTCGTCCAGACCGCGCTGGCCGGAGCCGAGGAGAAGGGGGAGGAGTCGTGA